The Papaver somniferum cultivar HN1 chromosome 3, ASM357369v1, whole genome shotgun sequence genome includes a region encoding these proteins:
- the LOC113356704 gene encoding pre-rRNA-processing protein TSR1 homolog isoform X1 produces the protein MPSAQKNKSHKSSKSSPNSLRKKSGIDIKGNRIGKSDHHVGKGSKAARFHHTKMVRCRKRASLLEEKRASIGSGTSPLVIVLFGLTASVNVRGLKEQLIRLLSPGDANKTTVASPHYKIRATVLEAPHGDLSTCMELAKVADLIAFVASARSSSKEVDTCSYIDSFGSQCLSVFKALGLPSTAVLIRDLSLDLKKRNDMKKTCMSSLTSEFPDSKFYPANTTEELHKFMWLLKEHRLTVPIWRSQRPYLIAHEVDLIVNDGSPGLCTLLLSGYLRAHDLSVNQLVHVSGSGDFQMSKIDVLQDPNPLKSGTGQDLMDSDEHHGTQIIHSLFPDLSKQQSLVIENDPKPDPGEHTWPTEMEMTKADEYQRRSMINTYKNQATEFFEGKDNQDSGSDCFHVEDQEDYSDEDVDADTVMEEDEDITKEMIRDEIRKIHDAQAEDEEYPDEVDTPLDVLARVRFGKYQGLKSFRTSVWKDKNPPPREYARIFSFHNYKATQKCVLENARDIGQRTLDECIPVGSYARIHVKDVSVSVALRLCSLVKSKPVVASGLLEHESKMSVLHYSIKKHKSYQFPVKRKESLIFHVGFRQFVARPIFSLDSINSHQHKMEKFLHEGRFSIASVYAPISFAPSPLKALKRGRDGEVGFPSVAAIGSLKSIDPERIILKKITFTGYPRRVSKLKATVRYMFHDPIDVSYFKRCEIWTKNGVRGNIKESVGTHGTMKCTFSRSIQQHDTVCMSLFKRVYPKWPEQRFPILLDA, from the exons ATGCCGTCAGCTCAAAAGAACAAGTCTCATAAATCGAGCAAATCATCTCCTAATAGCCTTCGTAAAAAGTCTGGAATTG ATATTAAAGGGAACAGAATCGGGAAATCAGATCACCATGTCGGAAAAGGGTCTAAAGCTGCTCGATTTCATCACACCAAGATG GTTCGATGTCGGAAAAGAGCTTCCCTATTGGAAGAGAAACGGGCTTCCATCGGTTCAGGAACTTCCCCTCTAGTTATT GTTCTTTTTGGACTTACTGCATCTGTAAATGTTAGAGGACTCAAAGAACAACTCATAAGATTACTATCTCCGGGAGACGCAAACAAAACTACTGTTGCTTCTCCACACTACAAAATCAGAGCAACT GTCTTGGAAGCACCCCATGGCGATTTATCAACTTGCATGGAACTCGCCAAG GTTGCAGATTTGATTGCTTTTGTAGCGTCAGCCCGCTCGTCGTCCAAAGAAGTCGATACTTGCTCTTATATTGATTCATTCGGAAGCCAATGCCTATCTGTCTTTAAAGCGCTTGGTTTGCCAAGCACCGCTGTTTTAATTCGT gatctaTCTCTAGATCTCAAGAAAAGAAATGATATGAAGAAGACATGCATGTCCAGCCTCACATCTGAGTTTCCCGATTCTAAGTTCTATCCAGCAAATACAACAGAGGAGCTGCATAAG TTCATGTGGCTCCTTAAGGAGCACCGGCTCACTGTACCTATTTGGCGAAGTCAACGCCCTTACCTTATTGCTCACGAG GTTGATTTGATAGTCAATGATGGAAGTCCTGGACTCTGTACCCTTCTCCTCTCTGGGTATTTGCGAGCACATGACCTTTCAGTGAACCAATTG GTTCATGTGTCAGGTTCAGGTGACTTCCAGATGTCAAAGATAGATGTTCTCCAGGATCCCAATCCTTTGAAATCAGGGACAGGTCAGGATTTGATGGACTCAGATGAGCACCATGGTACACAG ATCATTCACTCTTTATTTCCTGATCTGTCAAAGCAGCAGTCTTTAGTCATCGAAAATGATCCTAAACCTGATCCAGGGGAACAT ACTTGGCCGACAGAGATGGAAATGACTAAAGCAGATGAGTATCAGAGACGAAGCATGATTAATACCTATAAGAACCAG GCTACTGAATTTTTTGAGGGTAAAGATAACCAAGACTCAGGGAGTGATTGCTTCCACGTTGAAGACCAAGAGGATTATTcagatgaagatgttgatgctgATACTGTGATGGAG GAGGATGAGGACATCACGAAGGAAATGATTCGAGATGAGATTCGGAAGATACATGATGCACAGGCAGAAGATGAAG AATACCCAGATGAAGTGGATACCCCTTTAGATGTTTTGGCTCGAGTGCGTTTTGGCAAGTACCAAGGTCTCAAATCTTTTCGAACTTCTGTGTGGAAAGACAAG AATCCTCCGCCTCGTGAATATGCTAGAATCTTTTCATTCCATAACTACAAGGCAACACAGAAATGTGTGCTTGAAAATGCCAGGGACATCGGGCAACGTACTTTGGATGAGTGCATTCCTGTTGGGTCTTACGCAAGGATTCATGTTAAGGACGTATCAGTTAGTGTTGCTTTAAGACTCTGTTCTTTGGTGAAGTCAAAGCCTGTGGTTGCCAGCGGGCTTTTGGAGCACGAGTCCAAGATGTCCGTTCTCCATTATAG CATAAAGAAACACAAGTCGTACCAATTTCCTGTAAAACGAAAGGAATCTCTTATTTTTCATGTTGGATTTAGGCAATTTGTTGCTAG GCCGATATTTTCTTTAGATAGCATAAACTCGCATCAGCACAAAATGGAAAAGTTTTTGCACGAAGGACGGTTTTCAATTGCTTCTGTATATGCACCAATTTCTTTTGCTCCTTCACCCTTAAAAGCCTTAAAGAGGGGGCGGGATGGAGAAGTTGGCTtcccttctgttgctgctataggGTCACTAAAGAGTATCGATCCAGAGAGGATTATACTTAAGAAAATCACATTTACTGG TTACCCTCGAAGGGTGTCTAAGCTAAAAGCTACAGTGCGCTATATGTTTCACGATCCCATAGATGTGTCATATTTTAAG CGCTGCGAAATCTGGACAAAGAACGGTGTTCGTGGTAACATTAAAGAATCTGTTGGTACACATG GAACGATGAAGTGTACTTTCAGTCGCAGTATTCAACAACACGACACTGTTTGCATGAGTTTATTTAAACGTGTATACCCCAAGTGGCCTGAGCAAAGATTTCCAATTCTTCTCGATGCTTGA
- the LOC113356704 gene encoding pre-rRNA-processing protein TSR1 homolog isoform X3, whose amino-acid sequence MELAKVADLIAFVASARSSSKEVDTCSYIDSFGSQCLSVFKALGLPSTAVLIRDLSLDLKKRNDMKKTCMSSLTSEFPDSKFYPANTTEELHKFMWLLKEHRLTVPIWRSQRPYLIAHEVDLIVNDGSPGLCTLLLSGYLRAHDLSVNQLVHVSGSGDFQMSKIDVLQDPNPLKSGTGQDLMDSDEHHGTQIIHSLFPDLSKQQSLVIENDPKPDPGEHTWPTEMEMTKADEYQRRSMINTYKNQATEFFEGKDNQDSGSDCFHVEDQEDYSDEDVDADTVMEEDEDITKEMIRDEIRKIHDAQAEDEEYPDEVDTPLDVLARVRFGKYQGLKSFRTSVWKDKNPPPREYARIFSFHNYKATQKCVLENARDIGQRTLDECIPVGSYARIHVKDVSVSVALRLCSLVKSKPVVASGLLEHESKMSVLHYSIKKHKSYQFPVKRKESLIFHVGFRQFVARPIFSLDSINSHQHKMEKFLHEGRFSIASVYAPISFAPSPLKALKRGRDGEVGFPSVAAIGSLKSIDPERIILKKITFTGYPRRVSKLKATVRYMFHDPIDVSYFKRCEIWTKNGVRGNIKESVGTHGTMKCTFSRSIQQHDTVCMSLFKRVYPKWPEQRFPILLDA is encoded by the exons ATGGAACTCGCCAAG GTTGCAGATTTGATTGCTTTTGTAGCGTCAGCCCGCTCGTCGTCCAAAGAAGTCGATACTTGCTCTTATATTGATTCATTCGGAAGCCAATGCCTATCTGTCTTTAAAGCGCTTGGTTTGCCAAGCACCGCTGTTTTAATTCGT gatctaTCTCTAGATCTCAAGAAAAGAAATGATATGAAGAAGACATGCATGTCCAGCCTCACATCTGAGTTTCCCGATTCTAAGTTCTATCCAGCAAATACAACAGAGGAGCTGCATAAG TTCATGTGGCTCCTTAAGGAGCACCGGCTCACTGTACCTATTTGGCGAAGTCAACGCCCTTACCTTATTGCTCACGAG GTTGATTTGATAGTCAATGATGGAAGTCCTGGACTCTGTACCCTTCTCCTCTCTGGGTATTTGCGAGCACATGACCTTTCAGTGAACCAATTG GTTCATGTGTCAGGTTCAGGTGACTTCCAGATGTCAAAGATAGATGTTCTCCAGGATCCCAATCCTTTGAAATCAGGGACAGGTCAGGATTTGATGGACTCAGATGAGCACCATGGTACACAG ATCATTCACTCTTTATTTCCTGATCTGTCAAAGCAGCAGTCTTTAGTCATCGAAAATGATCCTAAACCTGATCCAGGGGAACAT ACTTGGCCGACAGAGATGGAAATGACTAAAGCAGATGAGTATCAGAGACGAAGCATGATTAATACCTATAAGAACCAG GCTACTGAATTTTTTGAGGGTAAAGATAACCAAGACTCAGGGAGTGATTGCTTCCACGTTGAAGACCAAGAGGATTATTcagatgaagatgttgatgctgATACTGTGATGGAG GAGGATGAGGACATCACGAAGGAAATGATTCGAGATGAGATTCGGAAGATACATGATGCACAGGCAGAAGATGAAG AATACCCAGATGAAGTGGATACCCCTTTAGATGTTTTGGCTCGAGTGCGTTTTGGCAAGTACCAAGGTCTCAAATCTTTTCGAACTTCTGTGTGGAAAGACAAG AATCCTCCGCCTCGTGAATATGCTAGAATCTTTTCATTCCATAACTACAAGGCAACACAGAAATGTGTGCTTGAAAATGCCAGGGACATCGGGCAACGTACTTTGGATGAGTGCATTCCTGTTGGGTCTTACGCAAGGATTCATGTTAAGGACGTATCAGTTAGTGTTGCTTTAAGACTCTGTTCTTTGGTGAAGTCAAAGCCTGTGGTTGCCAGCGGGCTTTTGGAGCACGAGTCCAAGATGTCCGTTCTCCATTATAG CATAAAGAAACACAAGTCGTACCAATTTCCTGTAAAACGAAAGGAATCTCTTATTTTTCATGTTGGATTTAGGCAATTTGTTGCTAG GCCGATATTTTCTTTAGATAGCATAAACTCGCATCAGCACAAAATGGAAAAGTTTTTGCACGAAGGACGGTTTTCAATTGCTTCTGTATATGCACCAATTTCTTTTGCTCCTTCACCCTTAAAAGCCTTAAAGAGGGGGCGGGATGGAGAAGTTGGCTtcccttctgttgctgctataggGTCACTAAAGAGTATCGATCCAGAGAGGATTATACTTAAGAAAATCACATTTACTGG TTACCCTCGAAGGGTGTCTAAGCTAAAAGCTACAGTGCGCTATATGTTTCACGATCCCATAGATGTGTCATATTTTAAG CGCTGCGAAATCTGGACAAAGAACGGTGTTCGTGGTAACATTAAAGAATCTGTTGGTACACATG GAACGATGAAGTGTACTTTCAGTCGCAGTATTCAACAACACGACACTGTTTGCATGAGTTTATTTAAACGTGTATACCCCAAGTGGCCTGAGCAAAGATTTCCAATTCTTCTCGATGCTTGA
- the LOC113356704 gene encoding pre-rRNA-processing protein TSR1 homolog isoform X2, with amino-acid sequence MPSAQKNKSHKSSKSSPNSLRKKSGIDIKGNRIGKSDHHVGKGSKAARFHHTKMVRCRKRASLLEEKRASIGSGTSPLVIVLFGLTASVNVRGLKEQLIRLLSPGDANKTTVASPHYKIRATVLEAPHGDLSTCMELAKVADLIAFVASARSSSKEVDTCSYIDSFGSQCLSVFKALGLPSTAVLIRDLSLDLKKRNDMKKTCMSSLTSEFPDSKFYPANTTEELHKFMWLLKEHRLTVPIWRSQRPYLIAHEVDLIVNDGSPGLCTLLLSGYLRAHDLSVNQLVHVSGSGDFQMSKIDVLQDPNPLKSGTGQDLMDSDEHHGTQIIHSLFPDLSKQQSLVIENDPKPDPGEHTWPTEMEMTKADEYQRRSMINTYKNQATEFFEGKDNQDSGSDCFHVEDQEDYSDEDVDADTVMEEDEDITKEMIRDEIRKIHDAQAEDEEYPDEVDTPLDVLARVRFGKYQGLKSFRTSVWKDKNPPPREYARIFSFHNYKATQKCVLENARDIGQRTLDECIPVGSYARIHVKDVSVSVALRLCSLVKSKPVVASGLLEHESKMSVLHYSIKKHKSYQFPVKRKESLIFHVGFRQFVARPIFSLDSINSHQHKMEKFLHEGRFSIASVYAPISFAPSPLKALKRGRDGEVGFPSVAAIGSLKSIDPERIILKKITFTGYPRRVSKLKATVRYMFHDPIDVAAKSGQRTVFVVTLKNLLVHMER; translated from the exons ATGCCGTCAGCTCAAAAGAACAAGTCTCATAAATCGAGCAAATCATCTCCTAATAGCCTTCGTAAAAAGTCTGGAATTG ATATTAAAGGGAACAGAATCGGGAAATCAGATCACCATGTCGGAAAAGGGTCTAAAGCTGCTCGATTTCATCACACCAAGATG GTTCGATGTCGGAAAAGAGCTTCCCTATTGGAAGAGAAACGGGCTTCCATCGGTTCAGGAACTTCCCCTCTAGTTATT GTTCTTTTTGGACTTACTGCATCTGTAAATGTTAGAGGACTCAAAGAACAACTCATAAGATTACTATCTCCGGGAGACGCAAACAAAACTACTGTTGCTTCTCCACACTACAAAATCAGAGCAACT GTCTTGGAAGCACCCCATGGCGATTTATCAACTTGCATGGAACTCGCCAAG GTTGCAGATTTGATTGCTTTTGTAGCGTCAGCCCGCTCGTCGTCCAAAGAAGTCGATACTTGCTCTTATATTGATTCATTCGGAAGCCAATGCCTATCTGTCTTTAAAGCGCTTGGTTTGCCAAGCACCGCTGTTTTAATTCGT gatctaTCTCTAGATCTCAAGAAAAGAAATGATATGAAGAAGACATGCATGTCCAGCCTCACATCTGAGTTTCCCGATTCTAAGTTCTATCCAGCAAATACAACAGAGGAGCTGCATAAG TTCATGTGGCTCCTTAAGGAGCACCGGCTCACTGTACCTATTTGGCGAAGTCAACGCCCTTACCTTATTGCTCACGAG GTTGATTTGATAGTCAATGATGGAAGTCCTGGACTCTGTACCCTTCTCCTCTCTGGGTATTTGCGAGCACATGACCTTTCAGTGAACCAATTG GTTCATGTGTCAGGTTCAGGTGACTTCCAGATGTCAAAGATAGATGTTCTCCAGGATCCCAATCCTTTGAAATCAGGGACAGGTCAGGATTTGATGGACTCAGATGAGCACCATGGTACACAG ATCATTCACTCTTTATTTCCTGATCTGTCAAAGCAGCAGTCTTTAGTCATCGAAAATGATCCTAAACCTGATCCAGGGGAACAT ACTTGGCCGACAGAGATGGAAATGACTAAAGCAGATGAGTATCAGAGACGAAGCATGATTAATACCTATAAGAACCAG GCTACTGAATTTTTTGAGGGTAAAGATAACCAAGACTCAGGGAGTGATTGCTTCCACGTTGAAGACCAAGAGGATTATTcagatgaagatgttgatgctgATACTGTGATGGAG GAGGATGAGGACATCACGAAGGAAATGATTCGAGATGAGATTCGGAAGATACATGATGCACAGGCAGAAGATGAAG AATACCCAGATGAAGTGGATACCCCTTTAGATGTTTTGGCTCGAGTGCGTTTTGGCAAGTACCAAGGTCTCAAATCTTTTCGAACTTCTGTGTGGAAAGACAAG AATCCTCCGCCTCGTGAATATGCTAGAATCTTTTCATTCCATAACTACAAGGCAACACAGAAATGTGTGCTTGAAAATGCCAGGGACATCGGGCAACGTACTTTGGATGAGTGCATTCCTGTTGGGTCTTACGCAAGGATTCATGTTAAGGACGTATCAGTTAGTGTTGCTTTAAGACTCTGTTCTTTGGTGAAGTCAAAGCCTGTGGTTGCCAGCGGGCTTTTGGAGCACGAGTCCAAGATGTCCGTTCTCCATTATAG CATAAAGAAACACAAGTCGTACCAATTTCCTGTAAAACGAAAGGAATCTCTTATTTTTCATGTTGGATTTAGGCAATTTGTTGCTAG GCCGATATTTTCTTTAGATAGCATAAACTCGCATCAGCACAAAATGGAAAAGTTTTTGCACGAAGGACGGTTTTCAATTGCTTCTGTATATGCACCAATTTCTTTTGCTCCTTCACCCTTAAAAGCCTTAAAGAGGGGGCGGGATGGAGAAGTTGGCTtcccttctgttgctgctataggGTCACTAAAGAGTATCGATCCAGAGAGGATTATACTTAAGAAAATCACATTTACTGG TTACCCTCGAAGGGTGTCTAAGCTAAAAGCTACAGTGCGCTATATGTTTCACGATCCCATAGATGT CGCTGCGAAATCTGGACAAAGAACGGTGTTCGTGGTAACATTAAAGAATCTGTTGGTACACATG GAACGATGA